The Verrucomicrobium spinosum DSM 4136 = JCM 18804 genome includes a region encoding these proteins:
- a CDS encoding SBBP repeat-containing protein, which translates to MIETASFLYRFVCAFTRLGLVALLIPCAAPCQTFEWVASGGGAQSDKTRAVNVDRQGNVLLVGEVNGDARFGEIVVSGAGNTDCLVAKVSPEGEFLWAKSLGGSLVDRGYGVAADAEGNLYVTGHHQSTDAKALGQPLPNAGDYDLFVAKYSPVGELLWVRTAGGSGYDYGHGIAVDSEGDIVVTGAVVGPAKFGETELTGTRPIFCAKYDASGRLLWVRGTEGKAACSGHGVALDAADNIYLGGLVSGTGNFAGRELNTGRETHALVAKLNSQGEVQWISTVPGAPSAVVHEITADAVGTVWVAGIFKGRLQAGNKSWTTTGEKDSDGWVAQFGTDGKLKWCQTLQGAGTDYLLGVAPNGSGGVLVAGEASPGAILAGGQKLEGAARTSVLAASLDGSGALQWHQVATGDKAGNAYTIVVDGKGTAVLGGAAMAPTDFGQVPMSATQGADAYAVKVRLK; encoded by the coding sequence ATGATCGAGACCGCATCTTTTTTATACCGCTTCGTTTGTGCCTTTACCCGGTTGGGGCTGGTTGCTTTGCTCATCCCCTGTGCTGCACCCTGCCAGACCTTCGAGTGGGTGGCATCTGGGGGTGGGGCGCAGTCTGACAAGACGCGGGCCGTGAATGTGGACCGCCAGGGCAATGTCTTGCTGGTGGGCGAGGTCAATGGGGACGCGAGGTTCGGGGAGATCGTCGTGTCCGGTGCGGGCAATACGGACTGCTTGGTTGCCAAGGTGTCGCCGGAGGGGGAATTCCTGTGGGCGAAGTCTCTGGGCGGCAGTCTGGTAGATCGCGGCTACGGCGTCGCGGCGGATGCGGAGGGCAATCTCTATGTCACGGGGCATCATCAGAGCACAGACGCCAAAGCGCTCGGCCAGCCTCTGCCCAATGCCGGGGACTATGACCTCTTTGTGGCCAAGTACAGCCCGGTGGGAGAGCTGCTCTGGGTACGTACCGCGGGAGGCAGCGGCTATGACTATGGTCACGGGATCGCGGTGGATAGCGAGGGGGACATTGTGGTGACGGGGGCGGTGGTAGGGCCTGCCAAGTTTGGCGAGACCGAACTGACCGGCACGCGTCCCATTTTCTGTGCCAAGTACGATGCCAGCGGCCGATTGCTCTGGGTGAGGGGCACAGAAGGCAAGGCGGCATGCAGCGGTCACGGAGTGGCGCTGGATGCCGCGGACAACATTTATCTGGGCGGTCTGGTCTCCGGCACAGGCAACTTTGCCGGTCGGGAGTTGAACACTGGTCGTGAGACTCACGCACTCGTGGCCAAGCTCAATTCGCAGGGAGAGGTGCAATGGATCAGCACCGTTCCAGGAGCTCCGAGTGCGGTGGTTCATGAAATCACGGCTGACGCTGTGGGCACGGTCTGGGTGGCGGGCATTTTTAAAGGACGCCTTCAGGCTGGCAACAAAAGCTGGACCACCACCGGTGAGAAGGACAGCGATGGCTGGGTGGCGCAGTTTGGCACCGACGGAAAGCTCAAGTGGTGCCAGACCTTGCAGGGGGCGGGCACAGACTATCTGCTGGGGGTGGCTCCCAATGGCTCTGGCGGCGTGCTGGTGGCGGGTGAGGCCAGCCCTGGTGCCATCCTGGCGGGCGGGCAGAAGCTGGAGGGGGCCGCGCGAACGAGCGTGCTGGCGGCGTCCCTGGATGGCTCAGGCGCGTTGCAGTGGCATCAGGTGGCCACTGGGGACAAGGCGGGCAACGCGTACACGATTGTGGTGGATGGCAAAGGCACGGCCGTTCTGGGCGGGGCGGCGATGGCTCCCACCGACTTCGGTCAGGTGCCTATGAGTGCCACTCAGGGGGCAGATGCCTACGCGGTGAAGGTGAGGCTGAAGTAG
- a CDS encoding class I SAM-dependent methyltransferase, producing MRARLVEPEILDSLPHDHPDALLSRADIRFLNTIMGSFRWIRKELGRNARAGEKAVELGAGDGALVRYLAPAHPDLASRWTGLDLAPPPLHSLPSGTGWLQGDFLAEGPAANALREADIVVANLILHHFQDDQLAILGRRLHRARLLIVSEPARHSIHLWKGRLLNAVLGFNHVTMFDMARSIQAGFRVGELPKLLHLDQTIWTVRESTSQLGAYRLVAERVLSA from the coding sequence ATGCGAGCACGTCTGGTTGAGCCCGAAATTCTGGATTCCCTGCCTCACGATCATCCTGATGCCCTGCTCAGCCGAGCAGACATCCGTTTTTTAAACACCATCATGGGCAGCTTCCGCTGGATCCGGAAGGAGCTGGGTCGAAACGCCAGAGCCGGTGAGAAGGCCGTGGAACTGGGTGCTGGTGACGGTGCCCTGGTTCGCTACCTGGCTCCAGCGCACCCAGATCTGGCCAGCCGCTGGACCGGACTGGATCTCGCCCCTCCCCCGCTCCACAGCCTTCCCAGTGGGACTGGCTGGCTTCAAGGAGACTTCTTGGCAGAAGGACCCGCCGCCAATGCTCTGCGCGAGGCAGACATCGTGGTGGCCAATCTTATTCTACACCATTTCCAGGACGATCAGCTCGCAATCCTGGGCCGTCGGCTGCACCGCGCCCGGTTGCTGATTGTCAGCGAACCCGCCCGACATTCGATTCATCTGTGGAAGGGACGCCTGCTGAATGCCGTGCTGGGCTTCAACCATGTGACCATGTTCGACATGGCCCGCAGCATCCAGGCGGGATTCAGAGTCGGGGAACTGCCCAAGCTGCTGCACCTGGATCAAACGATTTGGACCGTGCGGGAGAGCACGTCCCAGCTGGGAGCGTATCGGTTGGTGGCAGAGAGGGTGCTTAGTGCTTAG
- a CDS encoding nuclear transport factor 2 family protein: MNATACEASHPLPSHSPAELLANKYVAAMNSQNPDAVARCFGPDAQVEDEQRLHTGTIQIHAWIAEAFEKYHPRIEVREVTGDDGRINITGLVSGSFDGSPVMLQHQLEHDGWLITHLAIHPAE; this comes from the coding sequence ATGAATGCAACTGCCTGTGAAGCCTCCCATCCCCTGCCCTCCCACTCCCCCGCTGAACTGCTGGCCAACAAATATGTGGCGGCCATGAACTCCCAGAATCCGGACGCAGTGGCCCGCTGTTTCGGGCCTGATGCCCAAGTCGAGGACGAGCAACGCCTCCACACGGGCACCATCCAGATTCACGCATGGATCGCAGAGGCGTTTGAGAAGTATCATCCGAGGATCGAGGTGCGGGAGGTCACGGGCGACGATGGCCGGATCAACATCACGGGACTGGTCTCCGGCTCCTTTGATGGCAGCCCGGTGATGCTACAGCACCAGCTGGAACATGACGGATGGCTCATCACCCACCTGGCGATCCATCCGGCGGAATGA
- a CDS encoding aldehyde dehydrogenase (NADP(+)) encodes MTLHGHSIIAGKVTRSESGVTFLPVNPSTGADLAPPVHEASLELADQALAAADEAFDALRSKSPAERAAFLDAIADGIEALGDALLERAQAETGLPLARLAGERSRTTGQARLFARLIREGSWQEARIDRAIPDRQPLAKPDVRRFMQPVGPVVVFGASNFPLAISVAGTDTVSALAAGCPVVVKAHPGHPGTCEMIARVISEAADRAGMPSGTFSMVHGRGVEIGMALVKHPLTTAVAFTGSLRGGRALFDAASARPSPIPFYGELGSVNPVFLLPGALQQRGPQIAESFVGSLTMGVGQFCTNPGVVFGVKGDGFQDFTEKTASLVRAWPPSTMLHFGISQAFKDGLKRISSVKGIDLLGMSEGTARGNSAQASAMVFSTDLETYRANEDLHEEVFGPASIVTQCQSREELEQVAESLQGQLTASIHGTAEDLREHARLIRILERKVGRIIFNGFGTGIEVCPAMHHGGPYPSSTHSFFTSIGTAAIYRFVRPVCYQGFPDECLPAPLQNANPAGMWRMVDGAMTQESLN; translated from the coding sequence ATGACTCTCCACGGCCATTCCATCATCGCAGGCAAGGTTACCCGTTCCGAGTCGGGTGTGACGTTTCTTCCGGTCAACCCGTCCACTGGCGCTGATCTGGCCCCTCCCGTACACGAGGCCTCGTTGGAACTGGCTGATCAGGCTCTGGCGGCAGCGGATGAGGCGTTTGATGCCTTGCGGAGCAAGTCTCCAGCCGAGCGGGCTGCTTTTTTAGATGCCATCGCTGACGGCATTGAGGCCCTGGGTGACGCCTTGCTGGAGCGCGCCCAAGCGGAAACCGGCCTGCCTCTCGCGCGGCTTGCCGGGGAGCGGAGCCGGACCACGGGGCAGGCCCGCCTGTTCGCCCGCCTCATTCGAGAAGGGTCCTGGCAGGAGGCGCGGATTGATCGCGCCATCCCTGACCGCCAGCCTCTGGCCAAGCCGGATGTCCGCCGCTTCATGCAGCCGGTGGGGCCGGTGGTGGTCTTTGGTGCCAGTAACTTTCCCCTCGCCATCTCCGTGGCCGGTACGGATACCGTCAGTGCCCTCGCTGCGGGCTGCCCGGTAGTGGTCAAGGCCCACCCCGGCCACCCTGGCACTTGTGAGATGATCGCCCGGGTCATTTCCGAAGCCGCCGACCGTGCGGGCATGCCTTCCGGCACATTCTCCATGGTGCATGGCCGCGGTGTGGAGATCGGCATGGCGCTGGTCAAGCATCCTCTCACCACCGCAGTGGCCTTTACTGGATCCCTCCGCGGCGGCAGGGCACTGTTTGACGCCGCCAGTGCCCGGCCCTCTCCCATCCCATTCTACGGTGAACTGGGCAGTGTGAACCCGGTGTTTCTCCTTCCCGGGGCACTTCAGCAGCGCGGCCCGCAGATCGCAGAGAGCTTCGTCGGCTCTCTCACCATGGGTGTCGGCCAGTTCTGCACGAACCCTGGCGTGGTCTTTGGGGTGAAGGGCGACGGGTTTCAGGACTTCACGGAAAAGACCGCCTCTCTGGTGCGCGCCTGGCCGCCGTCCACGATGCTGCACTTCGGTATCTCCCAGGCTTTCAAAGACGGGCTCAAGCGCATCAGCAGCGTGAAGGGGATCGATCTGCTGGGCATGTCCGAGGGTACGGCCCGTGGGAACTCTGCCCAGGCCTCAGCCATGGTGTTTTCCACAGATCTGGAGACCTACCGCGCCAACGAAGATCTGCACGAAGAAGTGTTCGGCCCAGCCTCCATCGTCACCCAGTGTCAGAGCAGGGAAGAGCTGGAACAGGTGGCTGAGTCCCTGCAGGGGCAGCTCACCGCCAGCATCCACGGCACAGCCGAGGATCTGCGAGAGCATGCCCGCCTCATCCGCATCCTGGAGCGGAAGGTTGGTCGCATCATCTTCAATGGCTTTGGCACAGGCATTGAGGTCTGCCCGGCCATGCATCATGGCGGTCCGTACCCGTCTTCCACCCACAGCTTCTTTACCAGCATTGGCACCGCGGCGATCTATCGCTTCGTCCGTCCGGTGTGTTATCAGGGCTTCCCGGACGAGTGCCTCCCCGCCCCGCTGCAAAATGCCAATCCCGCTGGCATGTGGCGCATGGTGGATGGGGCTATGACCCAGGAATCACTGAACTAA
- a CDS encoding diacylglycerol/lipid kinase family protein, protein MPSPSPCRWNRPVVILNRESGTISSLGPEHVAERLREIFAELGAEADVRLVRGAEIEPTLVEARDGDADAVIIGGGDGSVATAASVLAGHEKPLGILPLGTFNLAARDVGMNLDWEEAARQLTQAPEGAVDLLDVDGSLFFCVVVLGFYPALVLGKPEYHGNWLVKAWRTATASIKSAATFPPLDLVLKDDDGREVRRRTRIALMANNDYEDLFGIIPRRRSLDAGYFTVYVSTHRSRWGLLKSSLAWLMGRWKEDKELTVLHTTELEVRVRRKSRIPVMRDGEIDKLRVPFRIRIRPKALHVIAPRLEEVVDAGNNQPEHADHEAGAPV, encoded by the coding sequence ATGCCTTCCCCCTCCCCCTGCCGTTGGAACCGCCCAGTAGTGATCCTCAACCGCGAATCGGGAACCATCTCCTCACTGGGGCCTGAGCATGTCGCCGAGCGCCTGCGGGAGATCTTTGCGGAACTGGGCGCTGAGGCAGATGTCCGGCTCGTCCGGGGAGCGGAAATCGAACCCACCCTGGTTGAGGCCCGCGACGGCGACGCAGACGCAGTTATCATCGGCGGCGGTGACGGCTCGGTTGCAACGGCTGCAAGTGTGCTGGCAGGGCATGAGAAGCCCCTTGGCATCCTGCCGCTGGGCACCTTCAATCTCGCCGCACGGGATGTAGGGATGAACTTGGACTGGGAGGAGGCGGCCCGCCAGCTCACCCAGGCTCCAGAAGGGGCCGTGGACCTCTTGGACGTGGATGGCAGCCTGTTTTTCTGCGTGGTGGTGCTGGGCTTCTACCCAGCGCTGGTCTTGGGCAAGCCAGAGTATCACGGCAACTGGCTGGTGAAAGCCTGGCGTACGGCTACCGCGTCCATCAAAAGTGCCGCCACCTTCCCGCCCCTGGATCTGGTGCTGAAAGACGATGACGGCCGGGAGGTGCGCCGCCGCACCCGCATCGCCCTCATGGCCAACAACGACTACGAGGACCTGTTCGGCATCATCCCACGACGTCGCTCGTTGGATGCGGGCTATTTCACCGTGTATGTCTCCACGCACCGCAGCCGCTGGGGGCTGCTGAAGTCCAGCCTGGCCTGGCTGATGGGACGTTGGAAGGAGGACAAAGAACTGACGGTGCTGCACACCACCGAGCTGGAGGTGCGAGTAAGGCGCAAATCCAGGATCCCGGTGATGCGCGATGGCGAGATCGACAAACTGAGGGTCCCTTTCCGCATCCGGATCCGGCCCAAAGCTCTGCACGTCATAGCCCCCCGACTGGAGGAAGTCGTTGACGCAGGAAACAACCAGCCGGAGCATGCCGACCATGAGGCTGGTGCACCTGTCTGA
- a CDS encoding TlyA family RNA methyltransferase, whose translation MAKQRLDHLLVARGLCASREQGKRLILAGDVLVNDVPVTKAGQLVPEDSVIRVKVPPKYVSRGGFKMEGALAAFGVSPEGKVCFDVGASTGGFTDCLLQHGAVKIFAFDVGTNQLVWKLRSDPRVVSRENYNVRHLKAEDVGEEVDLIVADVSFISLTLVLSPAFQVLKVGGEALVLIKPQFELSREEIGRGGIVREKELHEKACLKIETFVKCQPGWVWKGLTDSPIQGTDGNREFLAWIGKVA comes from the coding sequence ATGGCAAAGCAGCGGCTTGATCACCTCCTGGTGGCACGTGGACTTTGTGCTTCCCGGGAGCAGGGGAAGCGTCTCATCCTCGCTGGCGATGTGCTCGTGAACGATGTGCCGGTTACGAAGGCGGGCCAGCTCGTGCCAGAGGATTCCGTCATTCGCGTCAAGGTGCCGCCCAAGTATGTCAGTCGGGGGGGATTCAAGATGGAAGGGGCCCTCGCCGCTTTCGGCGTTTCGCCTGAGGGGAAGGTATGCTTTGATGTGGGGGCTTCCACGGGAGGCTTTACCGATTGCCTTCTCCAGCATGGTGCGGTCAAGATTTTCGCGTTTGACGTCGGGACCAATCAGCTGGTCTGGAAGCTCCGCAGCGATCCTCGAGTGGTCTCGCGGGAGAACTACAACGTCCGCCATCTGAAGGCTGAGGATGTGGGCGAGGAGGTGGACCTCATTGTCGCCGACGTCTCTTTCATCTCCCTCACGCTCGTCCTGTCCCCTGCGTTTCAGGTGTTGAAGGTGGGTGGAGAGGCCCTGGTGCTGATCAAGCCCCAGTTCGAGCTGAGTCGGGAGGAGATCGGCCGTGGCGGGATCGTTCGCGAAAAAGAGCTTCACGAGAAGGCCTGCCTGAAGATTGAGACCTTTGTGAAATGCCAGCCCGGCTGGGTCTGGAAGGGCCTCACTGATTCCCCGATTCAAGGCACCGATGGAAACCGCGAGTTCCTGGCCTGGATAGGAAAGGTGGCTTGA
- a CDS encoding DUF6580 family putative transport protein — MSRSARSQGLSAYVWLPLVLMVAALIWRVLYQQGIVAANLGNLSPLMAFAFAGAIAFPRSLPWWSWAGLLILVDWVSMGSQWWSTAHGREAVLLSYGLYVLAAWWGSRLRGKAGMVDTVLGTLGCSVGFYLVTNSLSWAVESYYAKTWAGWVQALTTGKEGLPPTLMFFRNSLIADLLGATAIVVVYNFEALVRKLRVMPVIGWGRQSQAAVAA, encoded by the coding sequence ATGTCTCGTTCTGCTCGTTCCCAAGGTCTTTCCGCCTATGTTTGGCTGCCGCTCGTGCTGATGGTTGCGGCTCTGATCTGGCGGGTGCTTTACCAGCAGGGGATCGTTGCAGCCAACTTGGGGAATCTGAGCCCGCTCATGGCTTTTGCCTTCGCCGGGGCCATCGCCTTTCCGCGTTCGCTGCCTTGGTGGAGCTGGGCGGGGCTTTTGATTTTGGTGGACTGGGTCAGCATGGGCTCGCAGTGGTGGTCCACGGCACATGGCCGTGAGGCGGTGCTGCTCAGCTACGGCCTGTATGTGCTGGCTGCTTGGTGGGGGTCCCGACTTCGTGGCAAGGCCGGTATGGTCGATACCGTGCTGGGCACGCTAGGTTGCAGTGTTGGTTTCTATCTCGTGACGAATTCCCTGTCGTGGGCTGTCGAGTCCTACTACGCAAAGACGTGGGCTGGCTGGGTGCAGGCCTTGACGACGGGCAAGGAAGGCCTGCCGCCGACGCTGATGTTCTTCCGCAACTCTCTGATCGCCGATCTGTTGGGGGCCACGGCCATTGTGGTGGTTTACAATTTTGAAGCCTTGGTGAGAAAGCTGCGCGTCATGCCGGTGATTGGTTGGGGGCGTCAGTCCCAGGCCGCGGTGGCGGCGTAG
- a CDS encoding bactofilin family protein gives MSQRLYKAVVGGLDPVLTGSGEMSARWTAELLLSLDWCRIVELARAMALFGGFELGSTTVRMDGAADFTMTRGKGAHARRYRVRLAEWNQWQATVAGVEEFAQTLKKEKHRNTRGVLLAPGGFSASALHLARQRQIETVDADVLAARLNELPETHSVFFYETGTLGDYGSPTCPACMKRMELLPEPRPQTPGRVSALPDLSYRTSDIVAEVVAARRIEIHRNCEVYFLREVHARDVIVHGHAVGNFVCDGCLLLNPGSVAEGTVAARSVMVRPGAVLNGEARILQGAPESLAQESPSLTWRCANRSPNAKLRAKCEQVMFRMH, from the coding sequence ATGTCGCAGCGACTTTACAAGGCAGTGGTTGGCGGGCTCGATCCGGTCTTGACCGGAAGTGGGGAAATGTCTGCACGCTGGACCGCCGAGTTGCTCCTTTCTCTGGACTGGTGCCGCATTGTGGAGCTGGCACGGGCGATGGCCCTTTTCGGCGGATTTGAGCTAGGCTCTACGACCGTGCGAATGGATGGCGCGGCGGACTTTACCATGACGCGCGGCAAGGGTGCGCACGCGCGGCGTTACCGTGTGCGGCTGGCGGAGTGGAACCAGTGGCAGGCGACGGTGGCCGGTGTGGAGGAGTTCGCCCAGACGCTCAAGAAGGAGAAGCACCGCAATACCCGCGGTGTGTTGCTGGCCCCGGGTGGCTTTTCGGCCTCTGCCCTCCACCTTGCGAGGCAGCGCCAGATCGAGACCGTGGATGCCGATGTACTCGCGGCCCGGCTCAATGAGCTGCCGGAGACGCACAGCGTCTTCTTTTATGAAACTGGAACCCTGGGGGACTATGGCAGTCCCACGTGTCCCGCCTGCATGAAGCGCATGGAACTCCTGCCGGAGCCTCGGCCGCAAACGCCGGGTCGGGTTTCCGCCCTCCCGGACCTCAGCTATCGCACGAGTGACATCGTGGCCGAAGTGGTGGCCGCCCGGAGAATCGAAATCCACCGCAACTGCGAAGTGTATTTCCTTCGTGAGGTGCATGCGCGGGACGTGATCGTCCACGGGCACGCGGTGGGCAACTTTGTGTGCGATGGGTGTTTGCTCCTCAATCCAGGCAGCGTGGCCGAGGGCACCGTCGCCGCCCGCTCGGTGATGGTCCGGCCTGGGGCAGTGTTGAACGGTGAGGCCCGCATCCTGCAGGGCGCACCCGAATCCCTTGCCCAGGAATCCCCTTCCTTGACTTGGCGCTGCGCCAACCGGTCACCCAATGCCAAGCTGCGTGCGAAGTGCGAGCAGGTGATGTTTAGGATGCATTGA
- a CDS encoding prepilin-type N-terminal cleavage/methylation domain-containing protein: MTHRLSRGNHRNLAAFTLVELLVTVTIIAILVTITMSGWRAYRGFATGANCSSNLRQLSAAVNMYVNDNNGYFPPYVVNGKGDKKGQRTWFFGHESTKAGTAEGDRDLDKTAGPLYPYIQEVGKIEVCQGFNYEGALWKEKFKGASYGYGYNWLLGGRSGGAPMHVSQVRSAAKVILFGDCGQVNTFQQPASPSKPMIEEFYILSETENTAHFRHNGSANMLFVDGHVESFKPYPGSTDTRIKGETVGRIAAKGDTTYFK, encoded by the coding sequence ATGACGCATCGCCTATCCCGGGGTAACCACCGTAATCTAGCGGCCTTCACGCTGGTTGAGTTGCTAGTGACGGTGACGATCATCGCCATCCTCGTCACTATCACCATGTCAGGCTGGCGCGCCTACCGGGGTTTTGCCACCGGAGCCAATTGTTCGAGCAACCTCCGCCAGCTATCGGCTGCGGTGAACATGTACGTCAATGACAACAACGGGTACTTCCCGCCTTACGTGGTCAATGGCAAAGGTGACAAAAAGGGTCAACGAACCTGGTTCTTCGGCCATGAAAGCACAAAGGCGGGGACAGCGGAAGGTGATCGCGATTTGGATAAGACGGCGGGACCGCTCTACCCCTACATTCAAGAAGTGGGCAAAATCGAAGTGTGCCAGGGCTTCAATTATGAAGGAGCCTTGTGGAAAGAGAAGTTCAAAGGAGCCAGCTACGGCTACGGCTACAACTGGCTGCTGGGCGGTCGCAGCGGCGGTGCGCCCATGCATGTGAGTCAAGTGCGTAGCGCAGCGAAGGTCATCTTGTTCGGCGACTGCGGACAGGTAAACACCTTCCAGCAACCGGCCTCTCCAAGCAAGCCCATGATTGAGGAGTTCTACATCCTCAGTGAAACCGAGAACACCGCCCATTTCCGGCACAACGGCTCTGCCAACATGCTGTTCGTGGATGGCCATGTCGAATCCTTCAAGCCTTATCCGGGTAGCACCGACACTCGAATCAAGGGTGAGACGGTAGGTCGGATAGCCGCAAAAGGCGACACCACTTACTTCAAGTAG
- a CDS encoding metallophosphoesterase family protein yields the protein MPTMRLVHLSDLHFGAITMGRPEALRDAVQAVGADLTVISGDLTQKGRHREFVAAREFLETLPGPRFVVPGNHDMPHGVHLWARFEHPWRTYREVMGEEMEPTLHAPGMVVAGMNSSRPGGLYVDWSRGRLSAGQLIRLRQQYLEATPEALRVLVVHHPPAAPPQGTRRHLIDKRPALFGALNEAGVDLVLSGHFHLSYAVPVKLPGVHPRHFVLSVTSTATSHRLKGEPNGFHVIEGDRQHLQVQAWTWNDETYVPTRMWQFHRGQDGDWTEAKSPPRQHKAIQIQRDREKQRLVTEGDQNVP from the coding sequence ATGCCGACCATGAGGCTGGTGCACCTGTCTGACCTGCACTTTGGTGCCATCACGATGGGACGACCTGAGGCCCTGCGCGACGCCGTCCAGGCAGTCGGTGCAGACCTCACCGTCATCAGCGGGGATCTGACCCAGAAGGGCCGGCATCGCGAGTTCGTGGCAGCGCGGGAGTTTCTTGAGACGTTGCCCGGCCCCCGCTTTGTGGTCCCAGGAAATCACGACATGCCCCACGGGGTCCACCTTTGGGCCCGGTTTGAGCACCCCTGGCGCACCTACCGTGAGGTGATGGGCGAGGAGATGGAGCCCACTCTGCACGCCCCTGGCATGGTAGTGGCAGGCATGAATTCAAGCCGCCCTGGCGGGCTCTACGTGGACTGGTCTCGCGGGCGACTGTCCGCAGGCCAACTCATCCGCCTCCGCCAGCAGTACCTCGAAGCCACCCCAGAGGCACTGAGGGTGCTCGTGGTCCACCACCCGCCAGCAGCACCACCCCAGGGCACCCGTCGGCACCTGATCGACAAACGGCCGGCCCTCTTCGGCGCGCTCAACGAGGCTGGCGTTGACCTCGTCCTTTCCGGTCACTTTCACCTCAGCTACGCCGTGCCCGTGAAGCTGCCCGGGGTGCACCCCCGTCACTTCGTGCTCTCCGTCACCTCCACCGCCACCTCCCACCGGCTCAAAGGGGAGCCCAATGGATTTCATGTGATCGAGGGTGACCGACAGCATCTGCAAGTACAAGCGTGGACTTGGAATGACGAGACCTATGTCCCGACCCGAATGTGGCAGTTCCACCGGGGCCAGGATGGCGACTGGACCGAAGCCAAGTCTCCACCCCGGCAGCATAAGGCGATCCAGATCCAAAGGGACAGGGAAAAACAGCGCTTGGTGACCGAAGGTGATCAAAACGTGCCGTGA
- a CDS encoding PEP-CTERM sorting domain-containing protein (PEP-CTERM proteins occur, often in large numbers, in the proteomes of bacteria that also encode an exosortase, a predicted intramembrane cysteine proteinase. The presence of a PEP-CTERM domain at a protein's C-terminus predicts cleavage within the sorting domain, followed by covalent anchoring to some some component of the (usually Gram-negative) cell surface. Many PEP-CTERM proteins exhibit an unusual sequence composition that includes large numbers of potential glycosylation sites. Expression of one such protein has been shown restore the ability of a bacterium to form floc, a type of biofilm.) yields the protein MASRLLVPLLAVVAAAALCPQSNAATHYFLIQGNFDTSTAGAETFKWVVDDPNNVLQTGQDVMNAIFGTMSTTSGPVSTVGAGFQLDATYYGTFNPPSYYYTAFTWLGLPGSADDKTLEANSEDSLGWNYYNTGGSYSGAFDAPNSGTYADTGWTSGRVGTTGRSLLDGGIDEVTFDAWVYGGDGWDQPMATIQGSENTPTVANFTGNNTLIQQYGNGVSVYSYSAVPEPQRALLLFAGLSGMLALRRRKRASNHLR from the coding sequence ATGGCATCGAGATTACTTGTCCCACTGTTAGCCGTCGTGGCAGCCGCTGCACTATGCCCCCAAAGCAATGCAGCAACGCACTACTTTCTGATTCAGGGGAACTTCGATACCAGCACGGCAGGGGCAGAGACTTTTAAATGGGTCGTTGATGATCCCAACAATGTGCTCCAAACGGGCCAGGACGTCATGAATGCAATCTTCGGCACGATGAGCACCACGAGCGGACCGGTATCCACCGTCGGAGCGGGATTCCAGCTTGACGCTACATACTACGGCACCTTCAATCCGCCATCGTACTACTATACGGCTTTCACATGGTTGGGCCTGCCTGGCTCTGCCGATGACAAAACCCTCGAAGCCAACTCAGAGGACTCTCTTGGCTGGAACTACTACAACACGGGCGGAAGCTACTCGGGTGCCTTCGATGCTCCGAACAGCGGTACCTACGCCGACACCGGATGGACAAGCGGACGAGTCGGAACCACAGGACGCAGCCTCTTAGACGGCGGCATTGACGAGGTAACTTTCGACGCTTGGGTGTACGGCGGAGACGGATGGGACCAGCCCATGGCCACCATCCAGGGCAGCGAGAATACTCCTACTGTCGCCAACTTCACTGGAAACAACACCCTCATTCAACAGTATGGCAATGGGGTGAGCGTCTATTCCTATTCGGCAGTTCCCGAGCCTCAACGAGCGCTTCTTCTCTTTGCTGGCTTGTCGGGCATGCTTGCCTTGCGCCGCCGCAAAAGAGCATCAAATCACCTTCGATGA